Proteins from a genomic interval of Colletotrichum higginsianum IMI 349063 chromosome 6, whole genome shotgun sequence:
- a CDS encoding Cytochrome P450, with amino-acid sequence MALDIFESLSRLSGSSSLAILISTTVALLIILFFHWLKNDTIPIINKYKGDIFSKKAHAEYLTNSEKLISDGVARYNGPFRVITTLGSRVILPAKLANWVKNCKDLDHVQLVADEYFAGYPGFDGNGAVVNPDRMLIEVTKAKLNQSSQCELFHRYLSELLEQEWADKNDNWRPVPWGQDVARYVGRMSSAVFVGPDLARDPEWQALILSYTVNLFNGVRALRTWPAFTRSFIHWVLPECRTCRKQLVLARGLLQPIMDKRRRTAFELKAAGQDSPSYNDTVAWVEEVAAGRPYDPAATQLGFAIAAMHTTTELLKQTLVDICFHPELIQPLRDEAEAAVGQHGWTTAGLFQMQLMDSVIKETQRMKPGSLVNLERKATRDVAMPDGTVLPRGTNVAVDTAGMWDPEIFKDPRKYDGYRFYNLRKDGGAASNTAQLVSVSNDFIAFGLGRSVCPGRFMVANEIKAALATILLRYDVRLADGQRPRVVHYGFEMLSDPTTVLEVRRRA; translated from the exons ATGGCACTCGATATCTTCGAGTCGCTGTCGAGACTCTCTGGCTCTTCCAGTCTGGCCATTTTGATCTCCACTACAGTCGCTCTACTTATCATCTTATTTTTCCACTGGTTAAAAAATGACACCATCcccatcatcaacaagtACAAGGGCGACATCTTTTCGAAAAAGGCTCACGCTGAATACCTCACCAACAGCGAGAAGCTCATCAGCGACGGCGTTGCCAGGTATAACGGCCCGTTCAGAGTCATCACAACCCTGGGGTCCAGAGTGATTCTCCCGGCCAAACTCGCCAACTGGGTCAAGAACTGCAAGGACCTCGACCATGTacagctcgtcgccgacgagtACTTTGCAGGTTATCCCGGTTTCGACGGAAACGGCGCTGTCGTCAACCCCGATCGAATGCTGATTGAGGTTACAAAGGCAAAACTCAACCAGAGCTCCC AATGCGAACTCTTTCATCGGTACCTTTCCGAGTTGCTTGAACAGGAGTGGGCCGATAAGAACGACAACTGGCGGCCTGTTCCGTGGGGTCAAGATGTCGCACGCTACGTCGGCCGCATGTCGAGCGCAGTCTTCGTCGGTCCAGACTTGGCTCGCGACCCGGAATGGCAGGCTCTTATCCTGAGCTACACCGTCAACTTGTTCAACGGAGTGCGAGCCCTGCGCACCTGGCCTGCCTTCACGCGGAGCTTCATCCACTGGGTTTTGCCCGAGTGCAGAACCTGCCGGAAGCAATTAGTGCTCGCTCGCGGGTTGTTGCAGCCGATCATGGACAAACGCCGCCGGACCGCTTTCGAGCTGAAGGCTGCTGGCCAGGATTCGCCATCGTACAACGACACAGTCGCGTGGGTTGAAGAAGTCGCTGCCGGTCGGCCGTACGACCCAGCCGCGACGCAGCTCGGGTTCGCGATCGCCGCCATGCACACCACCACGGAGTTGTTGAAGCAGACCCTAGTGGACATCTGCTTCCATCCGGAACTCATTCAGCCCCTCCGCGATGAAGCTGAAGCCGCAGTAGGACAGCACGGCTGGACAACTGCTGGCTTATTCCAGATGCAGCTGATGGACAGCGTCATCAAGGAAACTCAACGGATGAAGCCCGGGTCGCTTGTCAACCTGGAACGGAAGGCGACAAGAGATGTGGCCATGCCCGACGGTACGGTTCTGCCCCGAGGGACCAACGTTGCCGTCGACACGGCAGGGATGTGGGATCCGGAAATCTTCAAGGACCCCAGGAAATATGACGGATATCGGTTCTACAACCTTCGCAAGGATGGCGGAGCTGCCAGCAACACCGCCCAGCTGGTTTCTGTCAGCAACGACTTCATCGCGTTTGGGCTCGGCCGGTCGGTTTGTCCTGGGAGGTTCATGGTGGCCAACGAGATCAAAGCCGCGCTTGCGACGATCCTGCTGCGATACGACGTGCGGCTGGCGGACGGCCAACGCCCGCGAGTGGTACACTATGGATTCGAGATGTTGTCGGATCCGACCACGGTGCTGGAGGTTAGGAGAAGGGCTTGA